A genomic stretch from Candidatus Nitrotoga arctica includes:
- a CDS encoding sialidase family protein → MAADHSGHGSAHPQDMAKIWKTALARQPLAVTATFDTSGKLWQASVKDGHVMVSQSDNQGKTFSTPVPVNPESELVAAVGENRPKILVGSNGNIYISYTRNLETPFAGNIRFSRSVDGGKSFSAPITVNNNLDPITHSFDAMGVNARGQIYIVWLDKRDISIATKNGAKYSGLAIYYAISDDEGKTFHTNIKAADHSCECCRVAMAMDKDGTPIIVWRHIFGKNIRDHAMMRLDSKSQPIRLSYENWEVDACPHHGPAISIANDGNYHFVWFSNSLEQHGLFYSHSSDQGKHFSRPLNFGNFQAQASHPYILSLGPRVFITWKEFDGMATGIYLIHSIDGGNLWSAPKKIASTTGTSDYPFLISDGNKNYLSWNTDKEGYRLINLAETAQ, encoded by the coding sequence ATGGCAGCAGACCATTCAGGTCATGGTTCTGCGCATCCTCAAGATATGGCGAAGATATGGAAAACCGCACTTGCCCGCCAGCCGCTTGCGGTCACCGCCACGTTTGATACTAGCGGCAAGCTGTGGCAGGCATCCGTGAAAGATGGTCATGTGATGGTGAGCCAGTCTGACAATCAGGGAAAAACCTTCAGCACGCCAGTTCCGGTTAATCCAGAGTCTGAATTAGTGGCCGCGGTAGGTGAGAACCGTCCAAAAATTCTGGTGGGGAGCAATGGCAATATCTACATTTCCTACACTCGGAACCTGGAGACACCTTTTGCCGGCAATATCCGTTTCAGCCGCTCGGTAGATGGAGGAAAAAGCTTTTCTGCACCCATTACGGTCAATAACAATCTGGATCCTATAACCCACAGTTTCGACGCAATGGGTGTAAACGCGCGCGGCCAGATTTACATCGTCTGGCTGGACAAGCGCGATATATCAATCGCTACAAAAAATGGGGCAAAATACAGTGGGCTAGCGATCTACTACGCCATTTCTGATGATGAAGGCAAAACTTTCCATACCAACATCAAAGCCGCCGATCATTCCTGCGAATGCTGCCGTGTGGCGATGGCAATGGATAAGGATGGCACCCCGATTATCGTGTGGCGGCATATTTTCGGTAAGAACATACGCGACCATGCCATGATGCGGCTTGATAGCAAGTCTCAACCTATCCGCCTAAGTTACGAAAACTGGGAAGTTGATGCCTGCCCTCATCATGGTCCAGCAATATCCATTGCTAACGACGGTAATTATCATTTTGTTTGGTTCAGTAACTCGTTGGAACAGCACGGATTGTTCTACTCTCACTCTTCCGATCAAGGCAAGCATTTTTCTCGACCATTAAATTTTGGAAACTTCCAGGCTCAAGCCTCACACCCATATATTTTGAGTCTGGGCCCACGCGTTTTTATTACCTGGAAAGAATTTGATGGCATGGCTACGGGCATCTATCTGATACATTCCATTGATGGAGGTAATCTTTGGTCGGCCCCCAAAAAAATTGCGTCTACCACTGGCACTTCAGATTACCCATTTCTGATCAGTGATGGCAATAAAAACTATCTCTCCTGGAATACCGACAAAGAAGGCTACCGACTTATTAATTTAGCTGAGACCGCA
- a CDS encoding TonB-dependent receptor: MEVRSNKVGLVALSLLSMAVNQAVHASHATPPEDTASEQLPEITVIAEPGSVVRIPPIVKKFKLPQTTESTTAEKIADTVNIVDTEDAVKYMPSIFVRKRNYGDTQPVMATRTWGVNSSARSLVYADDVLLSALIANNNTIGAPRWGMVAPEEIQRIDIMYGPFAAAYPGNSMGAVMQIITRMPDKFEGSISQTLAFQNFQQYNTRDTYRTSQTSATFGNRSGNLSWWISANHMDSYSQPLAYITQGQASAEPAAPANTTGRITANNKIGLFADVLGAGGLLHTQMDNAKVKVAYDLTPALRATYTFGYWRNNAQSNVQTYLTSTAPATIGQATFGGIPGFASNNYDLIQEHLMQSLALKSDTKGILDWEAVVTDYRINRDKQSTPSGVGALTTFSTTGKTSLMDGTGWSSVDLKGIWRPGGNHEVSSGIHNDQYNLDNPVFNTFNWTVSNSFINPFTISRGKTQTNALWVQDVWKILPELKATLGGRYENWKAYDGYNLNGATEVFQPKVTSTNFSPKASLSWVASADWVITNSFGQAYRYPTVSELFQSVNTGPTVTIPNPNLRPEKVLSDELVFERALKDGRFRVSLFREEVSNAIISQTSPLVSGSGIPFTFTMNVDKIRNQGIELAMQKDNAFMHGLELSGSVTYVDSKIVENNSWKSPAAPAPQNTISVGKRVPYVPDWRATLVATYRPNMKWAYTLAGRYSGKQYSTMDNTDNTSNVYGAFDSFVVIDAHANFKVNKNWNATMGIDNINNYKYTLFHPFPQRTFVANLKYKF, translated from the coding sequence ATGGAAGTACGCAGTAATAAGGTTGGTTTAGTTGCCCTGAGTTTGTTGTCTATGGCAGTTAATCAGGCTGTCCACGCCAGCCATGCCACTCCCCCCGAAGATACGGCTAGTGAACAGTTGCCTGAGATAACTGTGATTGCTGAGCCGGGTAGTGTTGTACGCATCCCCCCGATAGTTAAAAAATTTAAACTGCCGCAGACAACCGAAAGCACGACAGCTGAAAAAATCGCTGATACGGTTAATATTGTTGATACTGAGGATGCTGTCAAATATATGCCCAGCATTTTTGTGCGCAAACGCAACTATGGTGATACACAGCCGGTAATGGCGACGCGTACATGGGGAGTCAATTCCAGCGCGCGTAGTCTGGTATATGCAGATGATGTCCTTCTATCAGCGCTTATTGCAAATAACAATACTATTGGCGCACCCCGCTGGGGGATGGTGGCTCCAGAAGAAATTCAACGTATAGATATTATGTACGGTCCATTTGCTGCGGCGTATCCCGGAAATTCAATGGGTGCCGTGATGCAAATTATAACCCGCATGCCGGACAAATTTGAAGGTTCGATAAGCCAAACTTTGGCTTTCCAGAATTTTCAGCAATACAACACCCGTGATACTTACCGTACTAGCCAGACTTCTGCCACTTTTGGAAATCGATCAGGTAATTTGTCTTGGTGGATTAGTGCCAATCATATGGATAGTTACAGCCAGCCGCTAGCCTATATCACTCAGGGACAAGCATCCGCTGAACCAGCTGCTCCGGCAAATACCACTGGCCGGATTACTGCAAATAACAAAATAGGCTTGTTCGCCGATGTACTGGGGGCGGGTGGGTTGCTGCATACACAGATGGATAATGCAAAAGTCAAAGTTGCTTATGATCTGACCCCTGCGTTACGCGCAACGTACACCTTCGGTTATTGGCGTAATAATGCCCAATCCAATGTACAAACGTATCTGACCAGTACGGCCCCCGCAACCATTGGCCAAGCTACCTTTGGTGGAATACCCGGATTTGCGTCAAACAATTATGATCTGATCCAGGAACATTTAATGCAAAGCCTCGCTTTGAAGTCTGACACCAAAGGTATATTGGACTGGGAGGCGGTGGTAACCGATTACAGGATTAACCGGGATAAACAGAGTACGCCATCCGGGGTGGGTGCTCTAACTACCTTTTCGACTACAGGCAAAACTTCTTTGATGGATGGTACTGGTTGGTCATCCGTTGATCTCAAAGGAATATGGAGACCTGGTGGCAACCATGAAGTTAGCTCGGGCATTCACAATGATCAATACAACCTGGACAATCCAGTGTTTAACACGTTCAATTGGACTGTTTCCAATAGCTTCATCAATCCATTCACTATCAGTCGCGGAAAAACCCAGACTAATGCGCTGTGGGTTCAGGATGTCTGGAAAATTTTACCGGAGCTCAAGGCAACTTTAGGGGGGCGTTATGAAAATTGGAAAGCATACGACGGCTATAACCTTAATGGGGCAACCGAAGTTTTCCAGCCTAAGGTGACATCGACAAATTTTTCCCCTAAGGCTTCACTTTCTTGGGTAGCTTCTGCAGACTGGGTGATAACGAATTCATTCGGACAAGCATACCGTTATCCGACAGTTTCAGAGCTTTTCCAAAGTGTTAACACAGGACCAACGGTTACCATACCTAATCCCAATTTACGGCCGGAAAAAGTACTGTCTGATGAGTTGGTATTTGAGCGAGCATTAAAGGATGGGAGGTTCAGGGTTTCACTGTTTCGTGAGGAAGTTTCCAATGCAATAATTTCCCAGACCAGCCCTCTCGTTTCCGGTAGCGGCATTCCCTTCACCTTTACGATGAACGTAGACAAGATCCGCAATCAGGGTATAGAGCTGGCCATGCAAAAAGACAATGCATTCATGCATGGCTTGGAACTTTCTGGCAGCGTGACTTATGTTGATTCCAAAATTGTTGAAAACAACAGCTGGAAGAGTCCCGCTGCGCCAGCTCCCCAAAACACAATCTCTGTTGGAAAAAGAGTACCGTATGTTCCTGACTGGAGAGCTACCCTGGTCGCGACTTACCGTCCGAATATGAAATGGGCGTATACCTTGGCGGGTCGATATAGCGGCAAGCAGTATTCAACAATGGATAATACTGACAACACTTCAAATGTGTATGGAGCATTCGACAGTTTTGTAGTCATTGATGCCCATGCAAACTTTAAAGTGAACAAAAATTGGAACGCAACAATGGGGATCGATAATATTAACAACTACAAATACACCCTTTTTCACCCATTCCCGCAACGCACGTTTGTTGCCAATCTGAAATATAAATTTTAG